The Kitasatospora setae KM-6054 genome contains a region encoding:
- a CDS encoding acyltransferase domain-containing protein, producing the protein MNARLFAVAADTEDRLRAVLSAHRARVLDGHDLPPLAHYCRDAAPGSAPGPYRLAFAVESYEELAGQLAELLGGPGAEPGTAPGGGSLPAPAPDRPSGLVFVFAGQGAQWYGMGRELLATEPVFRAALHHCDREVREFAGFSVVEQLGLDGQESGLGEIEVLQPTMVSLQIALVALWRSWGVTPDAVVGHSMGEIAAAHTAGALSRRDALMIACRRSGLLRRIVGKGALATTELPPAEAHAVAAASGGRISVAGENSPRSTVLAGDAESLAALVEELERRDVYCRVIKGTVASHSHYVDELRDDLRVALRSLRPGPTRVPMYSTVTAEPVPGTELGAGYWMRNLREPVRLAAAVEGLHAAGHEVFVEVSAHPVLLSPIRQTLEHGERAARLLPSGRRRAERRSLLDSLGALHQCGFRPDWAALSPPAGAAPALTPYQAAVVDAVRRPRPVPTGV; encoded by the coding sequence ATGAACGCACGGCTGTTCGCCGTCGCCGCCGACACCGAGGACCGGCTCCGGGCGGTGCTGTCCGCGCATCGGGCCCGGGTCCTGGACGGGCACGACCTGCCGCCGCTGGCCCACTACTGCCGGGACGCCGCGCCCGGCTCCGCGCCCGGCCCGTACCGGCTCGCCTTCGCGGTCGAGTCGTACGAGGAGCTCGCCGGGCAGCTCGCCGAGCTGCTCGGCGGGCCGGGCGCGGAGCCGGGTACGGCGCCGGGCGGCGGGAGCCTCCCGGCGCCCGCCCCCGACCGGCCCTCCGGGCTGGTGTTCGTCTTCGCCGGCCAGGGCGCCCAGTGGTACGGGATGGGGCGCGAACTGCTCGCCACCGAACCGGTGTTCCGCGCGGCCCTGCACCACTGCGACCGGGAGGTCCGGGAGTTCGCCGGCTTCTCCGTCGTGGAGCAGCTCGGCCTGGACGGCCAGGAGTCCGGGCTGGGGGAGATCGAGGTCCTGCAGCCGACCATGGTGTCCCTGCAGATCGCCCTGGTGGCGCTCTGGCGCAGCTGGGGCGTGACGCCGGACGCGGTGGTCGGCCACAGCATGGGGGAGATCGCCGCCGCGCACACCGCCGGCGCGCTGTCCCGGCGGGACGCCCTGATGATCGCCTGCCGGCGCAGCGGCCTGCTGCGCCGGATCGTCGGCAAGGGGGCGCTGGCGACCACCGAGCTGCCGCCCGCGGAGGCCCACGCGGTGGCTGCGGCCAGCGGGGGCCGGATCAGCGTCGCCGGGGAGAACAGCCCCCGTTCGACGGTGCTGGCCGGTGACGCGGAGTCGCTCGCCGCGCTGGTCGAGGAGTTGGAGCGGCGGGACGTCTACTGCCGGGTGATCAAGGGCACGGTGGCCTCGCACAGCCACTACGTGGACGAGTTGCGGGACGACCTGAGGGTCGCGCTGCGTTCGCTGCGGCCGGGGCCGACACGGGTGCCGATGTACTCGACGGTCACGGCCGAGCCGGTGCCCGGCACCGAACTCGGCGCCGGCTACTGGATGCGCAACCTGCGGGAGCCGGTCCGGCTCGCCGCCGCGGTGGAGGGGCTGCACGCGGCGGGCCACGAGGTGTTCGTCGAGGTCAGCGCGCACCCGGTGCTGCTCAGCCCGATCCGGCAGACGCTGGAGCACGGGGAGCGGGCCGCCCGGCTGCTGCCCTCCGGCCGTCGGCGCGCCGAGCGCCGCTCGCTGCTCGACTCGCTCGGCGCGCTCCACCAGTGCGGGTTCCGGCCGGACTGGGCGGCGCTGTCCCCGCCCGCCGGGGCCGCACCGGCGCTGACGCCGTACCAGGCGGCCGTGGTGGACGCGGTGCGCCGGCCGCGACCGGTGCCGACCGGCGTCTGA
- a CDS encoding DUF2087 domain-containing protein: MTPEQLAIDLGDPVLRRVFSALALGATTSSEILSASGLAAPQAAKAIGQLVRSGLLVQGRGSLALDEAGLAEAAGAAARRVAEETAADQPDPQLRGHIRGGILVDVPEQDDARLAVLGHIARSTFAVGDDYDERAVTDQLRPWCEGGALDAVSLRRALVDDGLLARESNRYRLAAPVGSTG; this comes from the coding sequence ATGACACCCGAACAACTCGCCATCGACCTGGGCGACCCGGTACTGCGCCGGGTGTTCTCGGCGCTCGCCCTCGGCGCGACGACCTCCTCGGAGATCCTCTCCGCCTCGGGGCTCGCCGCACCGCAGGCCGCCAAGGCCATCGGGCAGCTGGTCCGCAGCGGGCTGCTGGTCCAGGGCCGCGGCTCGCTGGCGCTGGACGAGGCCGGCCTCGCCGAGGCCGCCGGGGCCGCCGCCCGGCGGGTGGCCGAGGAGACGGCGGCCGACCAGCCCGACCCGCAGCTGCGCGGGCACATCCGCGGCGGGATCCTGGTCGACGTCCCGGAGCAGGACGACGCGAGGCTCGCGGTGCTCGGGCACATCGCCCGGAGCACCTTCGCCGTCGGCGACGACTACGACGAGCGCGCGGTGACCGACCAGCTGCGGCCCTGGTGCGAGGGCGGCGCGCTGGACGCCGTCTCGCTGCGGCGCGCCCTCGTCGACGACGGGCTGCTGGCCCGCGAGTCCAACCGCTACCGGCTCGCCGCCCCCGTGGGCAGCACCGGCTGA
- a CDS encoding cytochrome P450 family protein: MTDTAVPEHPHDADGPAATSGPDPFASEFDLSDPAFITDPAAGERWLSGPRPVCRGKFADGSDIWVATGYQDVRKVLGEPTLRSRPPGDSHRQSMLSRGVPEDIVDMFDSTLLTMDGADHMRVRRLVTRALSARRMQALSPAIARVAERLLDGLAAEPEPDLIAHYAHPLAIIVICELLGVDEEYREQWREWSETLAQALRPDPEQFAPAVRGMAGVTRKLIDARRAAPRDDLISELVEAQEDDSERLNDDELVALAMVLVQAGHETVRNLIALGALALLQHPDQLRLFKENPGIGDRAVAELVRHTAPVKHTFRRFATEPVEIGGVTVRPGEAVQVVLAAANRDPAEFEHPERLDLTREHNPHLGFGRGAHYCLGGSLALIEGEIALTSLFDRFPDLRPAVDPAEIAPRYLLAMQRFPVLLSPEEEK, encoded by the coding sequence ATGACCGACACCGCCGTGCCCGAGCACCCGCACGACGCCGACGGACCCGCCGCAACCAGCGGACCGGACCCGTTCGCCAGCGAGTTCGACCTGTCCGACCCGGCGTTCATCACCGACCCCGCGGCGGGCGAACGCTGGCTCTCCGGCCCCCGCCCGGTCTGCCGCGGCAAGTTCGCCGACGGCAGCGACATCTGGGTGGCCACCGGCTACCAGGACGTCAGGAAGGTCCTGGGCGAGCCGACCCTGCGCAGCCGCCCGCCGGGCGACTCCCACCGGCAGAGCATGCTCAGCCGGGGCGTCCCCGAGGACATCGTCGACATGTTCGACTCGACCCTGCTGACCATGGACGGCGCCGACCACATGCGGGTGCGCCGGCTCGTCACCCGGGCGCTGTCCGCGCGCCGGATGCAGGCGCTCTCCCCGGCGATCGCCCGGGTGGCCGAGCGCCTGCTGGACGGCCTGGCGGCCGAGCCCGAGCCCGACCTGATCGCGCACTACGCCCACCCGCTGGCCATCATCGTGATCTGCGAACTGCTCGGCGTGGACGAGGAGTACCGCGAGCAGTGGCGCGAGTGGAGCGAGACGCTGGCCCAGGCCCTGCGGCCCGACCCCGAGCAGTTCGCCCCGGCCGTGCGCGGCATGGCCGGCGTGACCCGCAAGCTGATCGACGCCCGCCGGGCCGCGCCCAGGGACGACCTGATCTCCGAGCTCGTCGAGGCGCAGGAGGACGACAGCGAGCGGCTGAACGACGACGAGCTGGTGGCCCTGGCCATGGTCCTGGTGCAGGCCGGCCACGAGACGGTCCGCAACCTCATCGCGCTCGGCGCCCTCGCCCTGCTCCAGCACCCCGACCAGCTGCGGCTGTTCAAGGAGAACCCCGGGATCGGCGACCGCGCGGTGGCCGAACTGGTGCGCCACACCGCGCCGGTGAAGCACACCTTCCGGCGCTTCGCCACCGAGCCGGTCGAGATCGGCGGAGTGACGGTGCGGCCGGGCGAGGCCGTCCAGGTGGTGCTGGCGGCCGCCAACCGCGACCCGGCGGAGTTCGAGCACCCGGAGCGCCTGGACCTCACCCGCGAGCACAACCCGCACCTCGGCTTCGGCCGCGGCGCCCACTACTGCCTGGGGGGCAGCCTCGCCCTCATCGAGGGTGAGATAGCCCTGACCAGCCTGTTCGACCGGTTCCCCGACCTGCGGCCGGCCGTCGACCCGGCGGAGATCGCGCCGCGCTACCTGCTCGCCATGCAACGGTTCCCGGTGCTGCTGTCACCGGAGGAAGAGAAGTGA
- a CDS encoding methyltransferase, translated as MEILKLAVSGWFARALAVAARLEIADVLGDGSMTAAELAKRTETDPDVLYRLLQMLTVPGILERDGDAFRLAEAYAPLRADHPFTQRHFAILSAELYDDAFAGLMHTVKTGRSGFQEVFGESLYAYLETHPETAELFDQGMIDLAAPVAHCLVQQHDFSGAATVVDVGGGSGGLLPGILGAHPGLKGVVADRASVCARGTAALGRVRDQEVLDRISYVPSDFFASVPAGADRYLLKNVLHDWTYDNCVRILRTVATAMAESPADARLLVLEPLVENDIDGWRAMFQAVACDEGTLGLDEPAMRRALEEGGFTVASVTQLPTGHKVLEAALRAA; from the coding sequence ATGGAGATCCTCAAGCTGGCCGTCAGCGGCTGGTTCGCCCGCGCGCTGGCCGTCGCCGCCCGGCTGGAGATCGCGGACGTTCTCGGCGACGGGTCGATGACCGCCGCCGAACTGGCCAAGCGCACCGAGACCGACCCCGACGTGCTGTACCGGCTGCTGCAGATGCTCACCGTCCCGGGCATCCTGGAGCGGGACGGCGACGCGTTCCGGCTCGCCGAGGCCTACGCGCCGCTCCGGGCCGACCACCCGTTCACCCAGCGCCACTTCGCGATCCTCTCGGCCGAGCTGTACGACGACGCCTTCGCCGGCCTGATGCACACCGTCAAGACCGGCCGCTCCGGATTCCAGGAGGTGTTCGGGGAGTCGCTGTACGCCTACCTGGAGACCCACCCGGAGACCGCCGAACTGTTCGACCAGGGCATGATCGACCTGGCCGCGCCGGTCGCCCACTGCCTGGTCCAGCAGCACGACTTCAGCGGTGCCGCGACCGTCGTCGACGTCGGCGGCGGCAGCGGCGGCCTGCTCCCGGGCATCCTCGGCGCCCACCCCGGGCTCAAGGGCGTCGTCGCCGACCGGGCCAGCGTCTGCGCCCGCGGCACGGCCGCCCTCGGCCGGGTCCGCGACCAGGAGGTGCTCGACCGGATCAGCTACGTGCCGAGCGACTTCTTCGCGTCCGTCCCCGCCGGGGCCGACCGCTACCTGCTGAAGAACGTGCTGCACGACTGGACGTACGACAACTGCGTGCGCATCCTGCGGACCGTCGCCACCGCGATGGCCGAGAGCCCGGCCGACGCCCGGCTGCTCGTGCTGGAGCCGCTGGTGGAGAACGACATCGACGGCTGGCGCGCGATGTTCCAGGCGGTGGCGTGCGACGAGGGCACCCTCGGCCTGGACGAGCCGGCGATGCGCCGGGCCCTGGAGGAGGGCGGCTTCACCGTCGCGTCGGTGACCCAGCTGCCCACCGGCCACAAGGTCCTCGAAGCCGCCCTGCGGGCCGCCTGA
- the fabD gene encoding ACP S-malonyltransferase: MLTPVFLFAGQGSQYHGMGKWLHGADAVFRETLDSLDAVVRDLRGDSVVAAIHGGGHGPERPMTRLSLTQPAIFMVEYALARMLRSHGFEPAAVLGASLGEVAAAAVAGMVDPEECLASLLRQVELFEAECPRGGMLAVLADVGLARRDPVLARAHVAAVNSPENFVLASTAAELDRIERHLQAAGTLCQRLPVLYPFHSPLIDPMEGAFKDLVGSLTTRPATTPLISGTTGAAVRIIDPNHLWRVLRDPFDLTKALGPLLARDDLLFLDLGPSGSMANLVRAALPKGSSSRVMPLLSPYAREEVLHRAVLDARPALATPARRTEVTPVTAPTAVPARPAVDTGPPDAGPGTLEVWVFPGQGAQAKGMGRELFDRYPELVARADAVLGYSVRELCLEDPGRNLRDTRYTQPALYVVNALGWLAAVQEGGRLPDYVLGHSLGEFVALFAAGVYDFETGLRLVAERGRLMGEVTGGTMAAVSGVDAGLVRQVLRDHALDELDLANDNAPTQTVIAGPVEAVDRALPLLKEAGARCAPLNVSAPFHSRYMARAAEEFGRLLDATPFAAPKIPVIGNVEARPYRAGEVAATLRRQIVSPVRWTDSVRLLMALGDFRVREIGPGQVLTKLIDRIRNEAAPLPAAELPAGEVPSREAPIAEVPAVAARAARGPGELGSAAFRRDYGVRLAYAAGGMRLGIGSVDLVARMARAGLLSFFGAAGLPAAEVGAAVARIRDLAPAGAPFGVNVTHDPFDPGAEDELVDLLIRHDVRFVEAATHVEVTPALVRHRLTGARSRPDGTVHVPRRLLAKVTRPDTARLFLSPPPAALARQLVAEGLLTAEEAAVGERVALADDVCAVGDAGDHSDLAALWALLPSLRRLRSELGGVARAVRIGAGGGIGAPESAAAAFVLGADFVLTGSVNLCTAESGISPAAKDLLQQADVHDTAFAPYGGLFELGGRARVFRRGVLFHARAAKLYDLWRNHDSWDAVPGAVRAKVERDYLGAPFDEVYARLGHPAGPGTDPKRRMALVFRWYCAQASAWAIEGTPDRVADYQIPCGPALGACNRWLEHTPLRDWRERHADELADRLMTEAAAVGAATATAATAAA, from the coding sequence ATGCTCACACCGGTCTTCCTGTTCGCGGGCCAGGGCTCCCAGTACCACGGCATGGGCAAGTGGCTCCACGGGGCCGACGCCGTGTTCCGGGAGACCCTCGACTCCCTGGACGCCGTCGTCCGCGACCTCCGGGGCGACTCCGTGGTCGCCGCCATCCACGGCGGCGGCCACGGCCCCGAGCGGCCGATGACACGGCTGTCGCTGACCCAGCCGGCCATCTTCATGGTCGAGTACGCCCTGGCGCGGATGCTGCGTTCGCACGGCTTCGAGCCGGCGGCGGTGCTCGGCGCCAGCCTGGGCGAGGTCGCGGCCGCCGCGGTGGCCGGCATGGTCGACCCCGAGGAGTGCCTGGCCTCCCTGCTGCGGCAGGTGGAGCTCTTCGAGGCGGAGTGCCCCCGCGGCGGCATGCTCGCGGTGCTCGCCGACGTCGGCCTCGCCCGGCGGGACCCCGTCCTCGCCCGCGCGCACGTGGCCGCGGTGAACTCGCCGGAGAACTTCGTCCTCGCCTCGACGGCCGCGGAACTGGACCGGATCGAGCGCCACCTCCAGGCCGCCGGCACGCTCTGCCAGCGGCTGCCCGTGCTCTACCCCTTCCACTCGCCGCTGATCGACCCGATGGAGGGCGCCTTCAAGGACCTGGTCGGCTCGCTGACCACCAGGCCCGCGACGACACCGCTGATCTCCGGAACCACCGGGGCGGCCGTGCGGATCATCGACCCGAACCACCTGTGGCGGGTGCTGCGCGACCCGTTCGACCTGACCAAGGCGCTCGGCCCGCTGCTGGCCCGGGACGACCTGCTCTTCCTGGACCTCGGCCCGTCCGGGTCGATGGCCAACCTGGTGCGCGCGGCCCTGCCGAAGGGCAGCTCGTCCCGGGTCATGCCGCTGCTGTCCCCGTACGCCCGCGAGGAGGTGCTCCACCGGGCCGTGCTCGACGCGCGCCCCGCCCTCGCCACCCCCGCCCGACGAACCGAGGTGACACCCGTGACCGCTCCGACGGCCGTGCCCGCCCGACCCGCCGTCGACACCGGGCCGCCCGACGCCGGCCCGGGGACGCTCGAGGTCTGGGTCTTCCCCGGACAGGGCGCGCAGGCCAAGGGCATGGGCCGGGAGCTGTTCGACCGCTACCCCGAGCTGGTGGCCAGGGCCGACGCCGTGCTCGGCTACTCCGTCCGCGAACTGTGCCTGGAGGACCCGGGCCGCAACCTGCGCGACACCCGGTACACCCAGCCCGCGCTGTACGTCGTCAACGCGCTCGGCTGGCTGGCGGCCGTCCAGGAGGGCGGCCGGCTGCCCGACTACGTCCTCGGCCACAGCCTCGGGGAGTTCGTCGCGCTGTTCGCCGCCGGGGTGTACGACTTCGAGACCGGACTGCGGCTGGTCGCCGAGCGCGGCCGGCTGATGGGCGAGGTCACCGGCGGCACGATGGCCGCGGTCTCCGGCGTGGACGCCGGGCTCGTCCGGCAGGTGCTCCGGGACCACGCCCTCGACGAGCTCGACCTCGCCAACGACAACGCGCCCACCCAGACGGTGATCGCCGGCCCGGTCGAGGCGGTCGACCGGGCGCTGCCGCTGCTCAAGGAGGCGGGCGCCCGCTGCGCACCGCTCAACGTCAGCGCGCCGTTCCACAGCCGCTACATGGCGCGGGCCGCCGAGGAGTTCGGACGGCTGCTGGACGCCACCCCCTTCGCCGCCCCCAAGATCCCGGTGATCGGCAACGTCGAGGCCAGGCCCTACCGGGCGGGCGAGGTGGCCGCCACGCTCCGCCGGCAGATCGTCTCGCCGGTCCGCTGGACGGACAGCGTCCGGCTGCTCATGGCGCTGGGCGACTTCCGGGTGCGGGAAATCGGCCCCGGGCAGGTGCTGACCAAGCTGATCGACCGGATCCGGAACGAGGCCGCCCCGCTGCCGGCCGCGGAGCTCCCGGCCGGGGAGGTCCCGAGCAGGGAGGCCCCGATCGCGGAGGTCCCGGCCGTGGCGGCGCGGGCCGCCCGGGGCCCCGGTGAGCTGGGGTCGGCGGCCTTCCGCCGCGACTACGGGGTCCGCCTCGCCTACGCCGCGGGCGGGATGCGCCTCGGCATCGGCTCGGTCGACCTGGTCGCCCGGATGGCGCGGGCCGGTCTGCTCTCCTTCTTCGGCGCCGCCGGGCTCCCCGCGGCCGAGGTGGGCGCGGCCGTGGCCCGGATCCGGGACCTCGCCCCGGCCGGCGCGCCGTTCGGCGTCAACGTCACCCACGACCCGTTCGACCCGGGAGCGGAGGACGAGCTGGTCGACCTGCTGATCCGGCACGACGTCCGGTTCGTGGAGGCCGCCACGCACGTGGAGGTGACGCCCGCGCTGGTGCGGCACCGCCTCACCGGGGCCCGGTCGCGGCCGGACGGCACCGTCCACGTGCCCCGCAGGCTGCTGGCCAAGGTGACCCGCCCGGACACGGCGCGCCTGTTCCTCTCGCCGCCGCCCGCCGCGCTCGCCCGGCAGCTGGTGGCGGAGGGGCTGCTCACCGCCGAGGAGGCGGCGGTCGGCGAGCGCGTCGCGCTGGCGGACGACGTCTGCGCGGTCGGCGACGCCGGCGACCACTCGGACCTGGCGGCGCTGTGGGCGCTGCTGCCCTCGCTGCGCCGACTGCGCTCGGAGCTCGGGGGAGTCGCCCGGGCCGTGCGGATCGGCGCCGGCGGCGGCATCGGCGCACCGGAGTCGGCGGCCGCGGCCTTCGTCCTGGGCGCCGACTTCGTCCTCACCGGCTCGGTCAACCTGTGCACGGCCGAGAGCGGCATCAGCCCGGCCGCCAAGGACCTGCTGCAGCAGGCCGACGTGCACGACACGGCGTTCGCGCCGTACGGCGGCCTGTTCGAACTCGGCGGCCGGGCCCGGGTGTTCCGCCGGGGCGTGCTGTTCCACGCCAGGGCGGCCAAGCTCTACGACCTGTGGCGCAACCACGACTCCTGGGACGCCGTGCCCGGCGCGGTGCGCGCCAAGGTGGAACGCGACTACCTCGGCGCCCCGTTCGACGAGGTGTACGCGCGGCTCGGCCACCCCGCCGGACCCGGCACCGACCCCAAGCGGCGGATGGCGCTGGTCTTCCGCTGGTACTGCGCGCAGGCCAGTGCCTGGGCCATCGAGGGCACCCCGGACCGGGTCGCCGACTACCAGATCCCCTGCGGCCCGGCGCTGGGCGCCTGCAACCGCTGGCTGGAGCACACCCCGCTGCGCGACTGGCGGGAGCGCCACGCCGACGAACTGGCCGACCGCCTGATGACCGAGGCCGCCGCCGTCGGCGCCGCCACCGCCACCGCTGCCACCGCTGCCGCCTGA
- a CDS encoding DUF6204 family protein, producing the protein MSGTTYQVITHGKFAELTDEQRASLVAQAGDHDLFKARFTEEGTVTYEPALLTFTFRVLIPATDDDTEELVLGQAEELAAAAVQGLGGTYRDLRSVSTDLSKIKIKRKGR; encoded by the coding sequence ATGAGTGGCACGACCTACCAGGTCATCACCCACGGCAAGTTCGCCGAGCTCACGGACGAACAGCGGGCTTCCCTGGTCGCCCAGGCCGGCGACCACGACCTGTTCAAGGCCCGGTTCACCGAGGAGGGCACCGTCACCTACGAGCCGGCCCTGCTCACCTTCACGTTCCGCGTCCTCATCCCGGCGACCGACGACGACACCGAGGAGCTCGTGCTGGGCCAGGCCGAGGAGCTGGCCGCGGCCGCCGTCCAGGGGCTCGGGGGCACCTACCGGGACCTCCGGTCGGTCTCCACCGACCTGTCCAAGATCAAGATCAAGCGCAAGGGCCGCTGA
- a CDS encoding class I SAM-dependent methyltransferase produces the protein MTATPEIMTAFTSGLADINLDESSTPRQGGKAAGMKKASATIYDMAATLSGGGDLWNWGMYDAGIAEEIRALLPGFGEPWTDGFSQQLYFLALRDLPVGLDGLAGRDVLEVGCGIGGGLDFLSRIVPGARMTGLDLSPVAITRANATLARGDSLRFVHGDAEELPFEDASVDVLVNIESSHTYPDLGRFLREVERVLRPGGHLSHIDVFTRQRYAAMRKTAAEIDGLEWTTDHDISAEVRAAVRRRMAPGSHFRKKLERQRLNPLMRQIVAHSQILMFGGMFAGYRPNSTIRALSRIGVVPWMSGLPMESYRHQIAVRR, from the coding sequence ATGACAGCCACACCCGAGATCATGACCGCCTTCACCAGCGGCCTCGCGGACATCAACCTCGACGAGTCCAGCACACCCCGCCAGGGCGGGAAGGCCGCGGGGATGAAGAAGGCCAGCGCCACCATCTACGACATGGCCGCCACCCTCTCCGGCGGGGGCGACCTGTGGAACTGGGGCATGTACGACGCCGGGATCGCCGAGGAGATCCGGGCCCTGTTGCCCGGGTTCGGCGAGCCGTGGACCGACGGCTTCAGCCAGCAGCTGTACTTCCTCGCCCTGCGCGACCTCCCGGTCGGGCTCGACGGCCTCGCCGGCCGGGACGTCCTGGAGGTCGGCTGCGGCATCGGGGGAGGACTGGACTTCCTCTCCAGGATCGTCCCCGGGGCCCGGATGACCGGCCTCGACCTGTCGCCCGTGGCCATCACCCGGGCCAACGCCACCCTCGCCCGGGGGGACAGCCTGCGGTTCGTCCACGGCGACGCCGAGGAACTCCCCTTCGAGGACGCCTCGGTGGACGTGCTCGTCAACATCGAGAGCTCGCACACCTACCCCGACCTCGGCAGGTTCCTGCGCGAGGTCGAGCGGGTGCTGCGCCCGGGCGGCCACCTCAGCCACATCGACGTGTTCACCCGCCAGCGGTACGCCGCCATGCGCAAGACCGCCGCGGAGATCGACGGGCTGGAGTGGACCACCGACCACGACATCTCCGCCGAGGTCCGCGCGGCGGTCCGGCGGCGGATGGCGCCGGGCAGCCACTTCCGCAAGAAGCTGGAACGCCAGCGGCTCAACCCGCTGATGCGCCAGATCGTGGCGCACAGCCAGATCCTGATGTTCGGCGGCATGTTCGCCGGCTACCGGCCGAACTCCACGATCCGGGCGCTCAGCCGGATCGGCGTGGTGCCGTGGATGAGCGGCCTGCCGATGGAGAGCTACCGCCACCAGATCGCCGTCCGCCGGTGA
- a CDS encoding cytochrome P450 has protein sequence MSDATPTPTPTPVPTVDGHPMRRGGCPFDPAVGLAELRAEHPVARMVFPDGHTGWLVTGYDEVRRLLTERRMSSRGEILRSPIPLPMASSGMAIPPGMFTAMDPPEHTRYRRQVASWFSARRTRTLEPWMTELVDRHLDAMLAHEGPVDLVEAFAEPVAVAAICELLGVPTDQREEFGKAVQALFTVHSSAEEAISGWQNIGAVLARLVRTKRAEPADDMLGTLAAGGDLSDEELATIGSVLLVAGYDTSLNMIGLGTFALLEHPQQYAALAADPEGLAPKAVEELLRYLTVVHGGAIRAAGEDLEFDGHRMAAGDAVSMSLAAANRDPALCADPDRLDITREPVPHLAFGYGIHQCVGQQFARLELRIAFERLAARLPELRLAVPAEQVRTRAEMIIYGVHELPVTW, from the coding sequence ATGAGCGACGCCACCCCCACCCCCACCCCCACCCCCGTCCCCACCGTCGACGGCCACCCGATGCGCCGGGGCGGCTGTCCCTTCGACCCGGCCGTGGGGCTCGCGGAGCTGCGCGCGGAGCACCCGGTCGCCCGGATGGTGTTCCCGGACGGGCACACCGGCTGGCTGGTCACCGGCTACGACGAGGTCCGCCGCCTGCTGACGGAGCGCCGGATGAGCTCGCGCGGGGAGATCCTCCGCTCGCCCATCCCGCTGCCGATGGCCTCCTCCGGGATGGCGATCCCGCCGGGGATGTTCACCGCGATGGACCCGCCGGAGCACACCCGCTACCGGCGCCAGGTCGCCTCCTGGTTCTCGGCCCGCCGCACCCGGACCCTGGAACCGTGGATGACCGAGCTGGTGGACCGCCACCTCGACGCGATGCTCGCCCACGAGGGGCCGGTCGACCTGGTCGAGGCGTTCGCCGAGCCGGTGGCCGTCGCCGCGATCTGCGAGCTGCTCGGGGTGCCGACCGACCAGCGCGAGGAGTTCGGCAAGGCCGTCCAGGCGCTGTTCACCGTGCACTCCAGCGCCGAGGAGGCGATCTCGGGCTGGCAGAACATCGGCGCCGTGCTGGCCCGGCTGGTCCGGACGAAGCGCGCCGAGCCCGCCGACGACATGCTCGGCACGCTCGCCGCCGGGGGCGACCTCAGCGACGAGGAACTCGCCACGATCGGCAGCGTGCTGCTGGTCGCCGGCTACGACACCAGCCTCAACATGATCGGCCTGGGGACCTTCGCGCTGCTCGAACACCCGCAGCAGTACGCCGCGCTGGCCGCCGACCCGGAGGGGCTGGCCCCCAAGGCCGTCGAGGAGCTGCTGCGCTACCTGACCGTCGTCCACGGGGGCGCGATCCGCGCGGCCGGCGAGGACCTGGAGTTCGACGGGCACCGGATGGCGGCCGGCGACGCGGTCTCGATGTCGCTCGCCGCGGCCAACCGCGATCCCGCGCTCTGCGCCGACCCGGACCGGCTGGACATCACCCGGGAGCCGGTGCCGCACCTGGCCTTCGGCTACGGCATCCACCAGTGCGTCGGGCAGCAGTTCGCCCGGCTGGAGCTGCGGATCGCCTTCGAACGGCTGGCCGCCCGGCTGCCGGAGCTGCGCCTCGCCGTCCCGGCCGAGCAGGTCCGCACCCGCGCCGAGATGATCATCTACGGCGTCCACGAGCTGCCGGTGACCTGGTGA
- the panD gene encoding aspartate 1-decarboxylase: MYREMLKSKIHRATVRQADLHYVGSITIDATLMKAADLWPGEKVDVVDVDNGARLSTYVIEGEADSGIIGINGAAARLISPGDTVIIIAYASMAEEHARSYEPSIVFVDADNRPLATGTDPADVPEGFGLVRGDTVSA; this comes from the coding sequence CTGTACCGCGAGATGCTCAAGTCCAAGATCCACCGGGCGACGGTGCGCCAGGCGGACCTGCACTACGTCGGCTCGATCACCATCGACGCCACCCTGATGAAGGCCGCCGACCTCTGGCCCGGCGAGAAGGTCGACGTCGTCGACGTCGACAACGGCGCCCGCCTGAGCACCTACGTCATCGAGGGCGAGGCGGACAGCGGGATCATCGGCATCAACGGCGCCGCCGCCCGGCTCATCAGCCCCGGTGACACGGTCATCATCATCGCCTACGCCTCGATGGCCGAGGAGCACGCCCGCTCGTACGAACCCAGCATCGTGTTCGTCGACGCGGACAACCGGCCCCTCGCGACCGGCACCGACCCGGCCGACGTGCCCGAGGGCTTCGGCCTGGTCCGCGGCGACACCGTCAGCGCGTGA